The window ATTGAGTCAGGTAGCAGTCGCGAACATATGTTAAGCGCAACTGTATACATTAAAGACATGCAGTATTTCAAAGAAATGAACGAAGTATGGGATGCATGGGTACCAGAAGGTCATGCACCTGCGAGAGCTTGTGTTGAAGCTGCAATGGCGCGCCCTGAGTTATTAGTGGAAGTATCTGTTATCGCGGCACAAAAAGACTAATTAAACTAAATTCCACTTATTAATAACCACAGCCACAAGGTTGTGGTTATTCATTTTTATTACGTACTATATCGCTTTGTAAACTTTTCCAGCTTCAATACCGCATCGATGGGGCTTGGTATTTTTAAAAACGACGGGTAACGTTTGTCCACATGGTTTTTGGTTATAGTGTGGTGGTAAATTTGGCCCGCATGTTTGCACATCAAAATGTAAATGTGGCCCACCCGATTGCCCAGTGTTACCACTTTTAGCAATGATTTGACCTTGTTTTACCTGCTCACCTTGTTCTACCATAGCTCCTAAATGAGTTAGGTGAAAATAACGCGCAACAGTGCCATCAGCATGCTTAATAAAGACAAAATTCTCAGCTAAATCTTTCCCGTTCCAATCTTCAAATTGCTCGCGAACGGCTACAA of the Pseudoalteromonas spongiae UST010723-006 genome contains:
- a CDS encoding RidA family protein; this encodes MTIQRMQTKQRMSRIVIHNKTVYLCGQVCADATKGIKEQTQTMLDKVDELLIESGSSREHMLSATVYIKDMQYFKEMNEVWDAWVPEGHAPARACVEAAMARPELLVEVSVIAAQKD
- a CDS encoding M23 family metallopeptidase, whose product is MNKLVHAIFLTLSLSACAEQAVDCSVFDEQAKSKYILPFQKGESYKVEVSTGHYRASNGGVGLYAVDFNMPIGTTIVAARAGEVVAVREQFEDWNGKDLAENFVFIKHADGTVARYFHLTHLGAMVEQGEQVKQGQIIAKSGNTGQSGGPHLHFDVQTCGPNLPPHYNQKPCGQTLPVVFKNTKPHRCGIEAGKVYKAI